ttctttaaatGCTTCTGATTGTTAGTTAAAAACCCTTTTATCAATATTCCCACCtattaatataaaaaatcacTTGAACTTTCATCATTTCGTGCCTTCTGGTGATTGTTTGTGGTGGCTGAGGCTAACTGCAAAACACCCTATCCCGTTAGTTTGCACTACGGATGAAATAATACCAAGCTTCCAATTGAACAGCAGGTCCTAATATCGGTATTGTACACTCTGCAAGTTTGAATAGTAAACTATGAATACTAGTGCTATCCAAATATATTGTTCAAAGTTTgagaatttttatatatttaattgCATAGTATTTTTATCTATCTATGTTCACATACCTGCTATTTAGAATGAAGTTTCAATACGCTGTATAATGCATGTTGTAATTAGAGAACGTGCGAATAGCACGGTGGTAAGACCTCCAGGTGTGAGGCTACCAACCAGGGCTCGAACCTTGGTTCTCACAAAAAAAAGGCTCCTCGCTACATTTTCCCTATGGTCATGGCGCGGTCACTCAGCGATAGTGTGCGGGTTGTAGCCGGCTTTCGAGACCTTTTCTCGACCTTAATGCAATGCCTTCGGGATGTCTCTCCCCTTAGGTCGGgtttcttttttatgttgtaattGTTCTCTTATGATGCATGTTGTGATGTTGATAGATATTTATGTATTGCACGGCTGATCATTTTTTGCACTTATATGCTTCTTATTCTTTACAATTTGATAGAATACTATTTATGTAGTTGTGATTTCCTGCGTTTATTGGCTATAGTCCGCTTTGGCAGAAGTATAAAAAAGAATTTTTGTTTATGAAGGTCCTGGAAGCTGTCAGCAACTACGTATCAGCCAGATTGAAGCTGTCTTACCTGAAGCAGCACCAGTATTGATTGATGTTGATTTGATGAGCATGCCTTCTGAAGTAAGACATGCTAATGATAATGTTGATGTGCTAGCCAATCAAGATAAGTCACAGTTGATAGTTGACCTAAGGTCAGAGGCGAAGATGGCTGCAGAGGTATGGTCCATCAGCATTGGTGAGATACATTGTGTGCTATtgtgctagttttttttttttctggtcgTATGGTTTGCTTTTCCCTTTGGTTTGTTTGTCCTTAgttctattttttaaaagaaatctGATTATTTGATAAATTAATTGGTAGTGTGACCTACTTGCTACTATTCGTCACACTTAATGCAATACTATGTTTACATCTGtttaaatttgattttgttgccaGGGAAATCGGAAGTTATCATCTGGAAAGAAAATGCACCCCTTCTTTGCTTCTCGGAAAATGAACAAATGTGCTGACCAAGATGTTATCAATATTGAAGATATGCACAGTCTTTGTGATTTTGAGAGGGATCCACCATTCCATCCTATCCATGTTGTGCAATTAGAGGTGTGCCAAACATATGTTTTGTATATCTTGTTTCAGAAAGCATATCATAATTCATGGCCAAATGAAGTGCAATACTTTTTTTGTAGGCCAGTATGCCGATTCACTGGAGCAATTGGATAATCACTGATGGGTCTTCTCTTGACATCGATACTGCCATTCCTGTTCAAAACTCTGTCTCATTCTTTGAGGGCTTGGTTAAACCATTGACAATAGAAACTAATTGCAAGAGGATTTGTTCAAATCAGTTGGCAGAGTCGACTATTGCTGGGTGTACAACTTCAGGAATGGGTTTCCCTAGTTTTTCAGACAAGCAAAGTGTACACATCTGTCCTTCGGATGTGGTAATTTTTCCTGTTCATCTTGTCTTTTATGCAGAATTCAAAGGAGCGTGCTTTGTTCAATTGTAGTTTATTGTTCAAGTCATGCATTAATCTAAAGTTATGCCTAACCATTTGTCCAGATCGATGTGGACAATTTTTGCTTGTTGGCGTCCGATACCAATTGCCAAGCTTCTCTTCTTGATAGCAAACACCCGGAAAGGATACTGCATGGAAGGCCAGAAATTTCTGAGAATGGGTAATCAACAGTATGCATATTTTTTCCTAGATATATTGCGGTTTCCTGCTAGCTGACTCAATTCTATTTTCACATCAAAATTGAAACATTATTAATGCCTGCAAGCTTATTAGTCTATGAACTGCCAAACAAGTTTGTTAAACCAGTATTGGTCAGAATGACTATGCCAGTTGCCCAACAACCCATGCTATCAATGCATCAGCTATGTTGTGTTAATGCTGCTCGAATGGTGTCAGCCACTAAGCATTAAGATAGCTTCTTTTGTATTTCTATGCGTTCTTGCTCATTTTTTGGGTATGATTGGGCTATGTGTGACACTATATGACTGTGCACCATGTAATAGAAATATCTCAGTTTTGCACCTCCAGTTCCTCGTTGTCTCTTGTATCTCTCTACAAATTGTTTACTtgcataattgctaattatttggTGATTTTGTAAaccaaaaattctcaaaacaCAAGCAATAATTGTggttaaattatttattttctataagtGATATATTGCAAGAAGTACCTTCTTGTGATGGATAGGTACTTGTATTTATCAATTCTGCTTAGTGTTGTTTATTGTTGATTGTTAACATTTTAGGCATGAATTTAGCATAAATTTCTGCATTCTGCATGTGATTCCATCTACCATTGCACCGATTCTGGTTGTTTAGATTTTGTATACTTTGATACCATTTTCCAGTTGGTGGTTCATATTGCTGTGAGCCATAATGTCATTTAGGCTTTTGCTGTTTGAAGACTAACATGCGATGGGTTGCTCGGTAGCAGACGAGCGACCCAGCATCTTTCTCTCGTCCGGCAACATCCCCTGCCGCGTTGCCCCTTCCACCGTGCCCCTGCCCCGTGCTTGCCGCCCCTGGCAGCTGCCGGCACCGTGGCTGCCCCCAACGCCGCTGCCTCCCATTCCACCACCAATGCCCAGCGATGCTTTGCCTCCTCACTGCGCTACCGCCCCCACTGCCTCCTCTGCACCCTCCTCTAGCCTACTGAGATGTGAGATTGGCCTCAGACTATGCATGAACATTTTTGGGGTTTTAGTTTTTGCTTTTTATTTATTGGAGTCAAACGAAGTTGCAACTTTGTTTTATTTATGTAGCAGATTTTAACTTGCATCTAGCTCAATAGTCAATTTAGAGGGAAGTGCTTTCACGAGACTTTGTTCTGACCCTAAGCCCTCATCATTCTTTCCTGTCACGATCCACTTAAACTATTCACCAGAAACTTGAGGCCAACCAAATTTTATCTTAGATATTATTATTGGTCAAAATAGTTAGTTTGTTACCGTTTTTATCTTCAAAACTATAACTACACataacatagttttttttttcgacTTATAACTCAGTATTTTCTAGTGCAGCTCTCAGCCTGCTTATTACCTATGGACCGACAAGTACCGACCTGAAACTGCGGCCCAGGTGAACATGACTATTTGTGTTTATACTGCTCTTCATGCATCATATCTTAGAACATATGCAATCGTGCAACCCATTTCCCAATTATTGCTTCTATTTAGTCAGCCTTTTCAGCTAACATGCTTCATTTAGAAAAACATAGAGCAACACTTTACACTTCCGATATGCTTATATTTCCTCTGAGGTTTCCGTTATCTTGGTTAAACAGGTATGTGGAAATAGTGAACGTGTAAAGTTTCTCACGGAATGGCTCAAAGGTTGGGATGAAAGAGGCCACAAGATTGGAGTTGCTAATGGGGATACTAATGATAGCTCGTATCAAGATGAATCTGATGCAGATTACTCAGATGATGCTTCTGATTGTGAAAACGTGCTTCTAATCAGTGGACCAGTTGGGGTGAGTGCCACTCCCAGGAGTACTTGCCATTTGAATTGCTTTCTTCATTTAAGTGTCCTGTAGCTAGCTAGGTAGGCTTTTGATTTTTTGATGAATGTGCTATATATAGCGAACCTCATCCTAAAGGACACCCACCCCCACCCAAAAAAGGAAATGGATTACAAACCAGTGACCGTTTTTCTGGAAATCATCCTGTGATATGCTAGTGCATCCCATTTTATATTCCAGGAAATACCTCAAGTTTCATTGCTTTTAAATATCAAATGCCAAGTCTTATCAGCTAGTATGTTTGCTTGGACAGAAGATTTGCTGTATGATGGGGCTGTTACATGAACTCTAAACATGGAGTTTTAcacctatttttttattaagaagTTGCTTTTGTTTATTTGCAAGCACTAGGCTATGTCTTGGCATAATTCACTTGTGTCCTAGGAGTTATGTATTATTCTGCTTAGATAGACATATagccttgatatactcatgcattTATGCCTATGCTACTATGACATCTTTGTTCTTAAATCCAGTGTGGAAAATCAGCTGCAGTTTTTGCATGTGCTAGAGAACAAGGCTTCAATGTAATAGAGGTATTTTTCTGGAGCTTTATTATATTGTACCTTACAAGAGTACCAACATCGTCATACCATGCATGTGTTGGCTGTAGTAAACTACTAATATTCATGTTTGATGGAGCTACAGTTTCAAACTATGTTGATCTCAAGCATGGTAATAGCCACATATATTGTGAAATTACTGGTTTTGGTCAATTTTGTCATTTTAAGTAGGCTTTGATGGTGCCAGCAGATTTGAGCTGAGATCAATTCTCTGTTGCTTGCTATCAGGTGGCACCTAGTTAGATTGCTTGGTTTTCATATTTATGATAAGAGCACTGCCACACATACAACCATTTTCTTACAACTTGAGTACAACTCAGTATCGAATGGTTGAAATCACTTGGATGTAAACTCGTAAATGCATCAAATGGTTTAAATGCATGGTTGTACTAGAGTGGTGCTCAAATGGTTGTACGTGAAGCATTTCCCTTGTGATAAACACTAACACAATTGTCTGTCTTGCTAAGCTATTCTGATATGCCAGCAAATTTCAGTTGAAATCATTAGGTGGTACCTAGCTTGCTCAATTTTGATATAATCGTTACTATGCAAGTATGCATACCTACATTCGTGGATGCGCTGTTCTTTTGACACGTTATCAATCAAGAGAAAACCGGGGCGGCACAGATACATAGAATTCAACTAGTTTCAAAATCAGTTTACACCTTTTACCAGCTTTTCTTTCTGAGAAGCGAAGTCTGCTTCATATACTTAGATTTATTTTCTGATTAAAGCTTGGCATTTTTCTAGGTAAATACATCTGACATGAGAAATGGGGCATATGTAAGACAAAAGTTTGAGGAAGCAACTAAATCACATGGCCTTGAAAAATGGTTCGTACAGTTCCTTCTCTGTGTTTTCTCAGTTTGCCCGTTTGTGATCCTTTTATCCTTTTCATGCTGCAGCTGCATCTTCTTTTTAGTTAATTTGTTAATAAGAACTCTAGCCATATTACatcttatctctttttttttatgaggGCACTTAAGATTTTGGCATTGATTTTCTTTATCATGGGTACCTGACTATATTATTGGGTGATACTGCATTccttataaatttattttagtaaTTTAGTTAAGCATGGATAATGGATTTACCAAGAAGTTTATAAGAGGTAATTTAATCCGAAACTGTACCTTTAGGGAAGAATATGTGAGCTTTTCCCTTGAGCATTGATTGAAATAATTTAATTGCACTTAACTTAAATTTTACCCTTCTGATGTGACTATCACAAGCATTTAATTCAGGTTTCATGTCTGTATGATTGCTTTTAGAATATCAGGGCGTCACTTTGCATTTAAGAGTCCAACAAGGTGATGATCCACAATAGGGAAAAGTTTTGAGATTACAcatagcaaaagaaaaaaagaagaacaacaCATATAATGGTATCTAAGTTTCGTGCAAATCCCAATGAGTTGAACTAAGTCAATGAAGGCTGTGGGATGTAGTTACAGAAACATGAATCCAAAACTGGGAGGTATATATGTAAATATCTCAAATTTAGCAATATAATAGTTCAGAAATCAAGCAGCACTCCTGGTGGCCCTCTCAGTTGTTTAGTGGTCCAAGCAGCAACCAGACCTGTATTTTTCTAACCTGTATAATCCTAGGTCAGTAATTACTATACTTTTGCAAGTATAGTTCTAGAATTGTTCTACAGATGCACTTCCATGAATTGTGTGGGTTTGGAAAATCATCCTTGTTCGTTTGCTTTCCTGGAAAGCTCATTACCTTATTATATAAATCTTCATTGTGtcaagcttcaaatcaagtttCTTAGAAATAATTAAGTGTTGACTATTATTGATTTCATGAGCAATAGAAATAGTAGTATATGTGGCAAAGTGTCTGTAGGAATGATGGTATAAGGAATTTGGGATACTGAAAATAACAATGGCAATGCAAACAATGTAGTAATTTGGTTACAATTCTTTGAAACTCTTTTTTGACAAGTAGATACGTACTGAATTATATCTTAAGTTCTAACAACCTATGCATTCTTTCTGATACTTCACAAGCTTGCCTGATCGAAGCAAACATacctttgaattcatcatttaaTCTCTTGTACAGGTCACAAGAGGAGGTTATCAATCCACCAAGGGATGATTCCTTGGATCCTGTATCAGGGACTCCTGATAGCAGTGAATACCAACATTCGATGTCCTGTGCTACAAGAGTATCATCTGACTGTGATCAACAGAAATCACCTGGAGCATACTGCTCAAGTTCTAAGGTGAATGATGAAGCTCCTAAACAAGTCGTTAACAAGACACTCATCTTATTTGAGGATGTGGATACTGTCTTCGATGAGGATCGTGGGTTTATTTCGACCATACTTAAGATGGCTGAGACTACAAAATGGCCAATAATACTGACTAGCAACAGTGAGCATTTCACCTTTCTTAGAGATCTGTGTGGGCCTTAATAATTTGAGCTGATGTAGTATACTAAAACTCTTGCTATTTTGTTCCATTATCCTTTATTCCTGAAGGGAAGGATCCTTCTTTGCCTAATCTCTTGGATCAGCTTGTTTTGGATTTCAAATACCCATCGACCTCAGAGCTACTTTCACATGTTGACATggtaaacatatttttttcttttacaggctgaaatttcagaaaagtctTTTGCTTGCCAGATTTGTTGAAAGTTGACTGTATCGTAATTTCGTGCAGATCTGTAAGTTTGAGGGAGTGAACGTCACTGTTCCTCAATTAAAGCATGTAATTGATATTTGTTTAGGTGATATTAGGAGGACAATGATGCTTCTGCAGTTTTGGTACCAAGGAAACCAGCAATTCACAGGTTGGATGCTTTGCTGGGAAAACATTTTAACAATTATTGATAGTTGTGCGTGTACTACCTCATTGTTTACTATTTTTAAACCTTTTAGTGATGTACTAAAATTTAGAATGTcctttgccttttttttcttatttaatgAAGTAACTGGCGTGCATGCATAGTTAAGATATTACTTGCAATAaattcaatgtgtttgcttgtgtAATTGGTTTGCAACCCCTGTTAAACTATGATAAAGTGACCCTTCAATAGCCTAAGCTAGTGTCCAACAGCTGGTTTATTTTCAGGTTTAACCTTAAGCTGCGTTACATAAAGAAATTGAACTCGCTACTCACCAGGGATGGTTTATGGGTATTATGAGCATGATGGATTGATAGGGTTTATCACAGAGCACCCAGTAGCAAAAGCAACAGCAACAGCTTTAGGACTTATAATAGATATGTTAGCCTTTTCAGTCCTTGTGCGATATTCACATTAGTCAGCTTATAAGATAAGTCTAAGCTAGGTCTAGGAGGCTCTTAATTTACTATGGCTTGTTCCTGGTTCGAAATCAACTTCATTTATAGATAGGTTTCATCTAATGTTGCAGGAATTatttccttttctattcttcCAGTAAAAGATGTGGGCATTACATCTGATTGAGCGATCTGTTAGCACTAACAATTGTGTGCACCTGTGCTACCAGAATATCTGTTCtggtttctctttctttctttcatgtAATGCCACTAGCTAATTGGTAGTTTAGCTTGCTAATGGTTTTTTGCATTTTGATACCGTGTTGACTGTAGAACTGCAGAGCATGTCACTTTTGCTATTCTAATTCGTGTTCTACTTTCAGAGATGCCAAATGATCATTTTTCTGGTCCTTTCTCACTCGATTTAGATGCAATACATTCTACCATACCAAAAATGTTGCCTTGGGAGTTCCCTTGTAAATTATCAGAAACAGTATGCATGGAGGTAGACAAAACAATCCTTTTagctgaagaaaagaaaaaacagatgGAAGTGTCAGAGCTTGAAGGCCTCCAGTTACAATTAACAACACCTTTGATTAACAGAAGAAACACAGCTAAAACAAGAAAGGCTAAGAGATCCAAATTGAAGCGTGGCCGCTTGGCTGAGTGTGATGATATTTCACCTTGTAAAAATGAGCTTGATGATTTCCATGATCTTCCAGATATCCCTCTTCTGTCTAATCAACAAAGAAAGATAAATAGGCATGGTTCGCTGCTACTATCTGAGTCTGATGATGATCCATCTAATGTACATACTGGAAAAGCTGACATATTTACTGTTACAGAAGGTAGTTTTTTCCCACAATCTTCAGAGGTGCCTCATATACATGGGCAAGGGATTCCCAATCAATTCCCTTTTCCTATTGAATCAATGGAGACCTTTGGAATCACTGATTCTTTCCAAAAGCCACTTGAAAGCAACATGACCGGGTCCATTTTACAAGTTTGTGATACATTTATGTCACAGGGTGTGTCATGTGTGCCTGAGTCATCCTTAACCGTGGGGGGCACATCTGCATCCATAAGTGGTGATGAACTTTTGTCAAGGGCAGTGTCCAATGATTTGTCTGCCTTTTATAATGGCGGTACTTACACTTTGTCCAGAATGGTACTAGAAGACACTGACAATGTGAAGAATCTAATGGCTGAACAACAGAAAGGCGTGGAAGATGTAGTTGGTGAAACAAGTGAGGCTTATGTGGAATTGTTTGGCAGGAATGAACAAGCAAGTTGTTCAACTGCTGAGTATCAATTGATGGATGAATGTAGTCGTGCTGAAAGCATATGGCTGCTTTCTGGCAAAAAGGCTAATGAAACCTGCAAGGTTGAACAAGTACAGGATACTTGGAACAGGCTACGAAGTTGCTGTCCTGAACTTCGCCGTGAGACTAACCACAACAGAGCAGCTTCTGGAGCTTTGAAGCTTGCTTCCGAAGTGTCTGATTTGATATCAGAATCAGATCTTATGCTCTCCCGTTGCTACCCTCTTACTAATGTCAGGCATACTATCTTTTGTTTGCTTAAAGATTCATGTATCTGTAATACACCATTGACTCAAACATttataaatctgtgcaggacaTGTTGGATCCATCTTCAACTCCTTGTGCTGAGCCAGATGACTTCTCCTGGTACAACAATCAGGTTGAGATGGGATCTGTTTATGCTCAGCATGCTCTTTGCATTTTTTCAAGGAAATCCCAAGAAATAGATGATGGTTCTGTTGATTTGTCACAAGATTTGTTGTTTGCCAGTACAACTGCCATGTCTCTTGGTAAAATTATTAGTTCGGGCCTTAGGTACAATGAAGGATCTGCGAACACTTCCCAAACGAAAAATCCAACTACTAGTATTTCTAAAAGAAGGTAAGCAATGTGATTCCCTTCCAGTATGTTAGTTGCTTGTATACACTGCTATCATATTGTTGGTTATCATGGTATTCGGTTCTATATAAATTTACTTATGATCCAATTTATCTTGTGGATATGAAATTAAAGACGAGTAGCTTAGTTTAGTGGTCAGAATAGTAAATAGCTGCAGTTATATTTGGGGCAATAAAGGGTCACATATGTTGAAAAAAATGCTAGCGATTTTTATCAATTTACAATTTGCTGCTGATGATTATTGATAGTGTATATCTTATTTGGAAATGTAAGTGATCTGGTAGCTGGCATATCTTGGAAAGCTAGTCAGCATTTTAAGGTTGTGTCACTTGTGGTTGAACCCTACATGGTTGCGAATTGTGCACCATTTAATATAGTGAGCAAGTGCAAGTCCATATTATAGTGATAGATCGAACTTTTGTCAACAAAATTTTAATGCTTGTTACTACAATTCCATTGCAACTACGACAATGCCAGTatatttttcagttttcactACAGACAGCCTTTTTGTGACATAGATGGTGACTTGTCAGTTTTATGGAACTTTGCGTGGTTAAAAAAGATTGGATTCAGTGTAAATTGTACTTAATAGTTTTGTCAGTGTATTTTATGGTTAAATTAACCTTTTCCAGGGCTAGTTAAATTAATTTGCTTGCTGTATGTTTATACCACTGGAAGATTCATTTTGAAGCACTTAGCATATGCATGCTGCTTAGTTTCTTCTGAGACAACATAAATTTGGCAGGATCCACTGTTATTGAACTGTTGATGGTATCTGACTCACTGTTGGTTGTGTTGATAGTCTTCACATGGATTATTTTCATGATTACTTATTGTCAATGCTTTGTGCAGGGAGCGGCAAGTTCATCTGTGTGAAACCCTGTCTCCAGTAGTTCCTTCAAAGCTGTTGCAGTCACTGAGAGGCCTTGCTTTTGTTGATTATTTGTCTTCAATCAGTCAGATTTCCCGATTAGAAAACTTGCGACTTTCTGAAAGTAAAGCTATAAGCAAGCAAAGAAGGTAATCCTCACCTTTCAgttctgtatatatatattttttctgttaGTAAACTACTGTACATAATTACTTATCATGCTCTATAGTTTTCTTGGTGTCAAAATCTCTACCATTAAATGAGAGTGAATAGCAACAGCAGCACTTTCTGGGTCCAAAATGTTATTTTGCACTTAGTAACTTTGCATTTACCAAGTTTTAAGATGTTACTATGATATTAGTTCTACAGTCCGTGACAATGAGAGGCAAGTTAACAGTAAGATTGATCCTTTCTTTTTGTTGAAAATCAGCTGTTCTACTCTGCTAAAATACCCATGAATCCTAGTCATCAGATTACATGTTAGATCTATCCCcttaagggcttgtttggatagCAGGAATTAGAGCCAATCTCTTCAGATTGATGGGGAAAATCAACTAATTTCGTTGCCAATCCAAAAGGATTTGTTCTAGTCTCCACCTATCCCAAGAAGCCCAAAAAATGGCACTCCGAGTAGCAGCAGCCATGTTACTTTATCTAGCTTTGTTTATGCAATTCCATATTTGCGCCGTTCCTTTTCAGTAAATTTTGGTTTCAGTCAGATTGCATATTGCTTCAAACGTAAACTGGATATCTTGAGTGAACCAACAATCTTCTCCGTACCAAATAGTAGTAGTGTGCAGTTTGTGCCACTCAACTGAATGGTTGAGATGTAAATTGTGCCACTGTCATCCGTTGGAGTTCTTGGCAGCTCTTAGAACCTCGATCAGACGGCAAGAAATGACTTCATTAATTTATTATGAATCTATTATCATAAACCTGTCCCATAGCATCCACTTaccaagattttttttgaaatatttgTTCATGTTTGAAATATTAGCAGCACGTttccattttttatttgttctgGTTGGAATTTGGTAGTGAGTGGATAAATGGTTTTAGACTTGGTGCAAATTCATGGTACTGCCTCGCATCCTTGTTTCTGGTTCCTGAACAATGCATTCTGGAATCTCTTAACAGTTGGCAGTGGGCGCAACGCAAAATCATCTGCTGCTAATGTTACCAGGACTCAATTTAGGGACCTATCAAGCATCATTACACCGAAGCACCTTATTTACCCCCGCCCCCTTATCCGTGGCTCACTGCTGATTTTGTGCTGTTTATCTTGTTGCAGGTCTCGTCGTCAGTCGAGACATTACTTGAGTTCAGGTGCACTTTCATTGTCACCTGAGGATGTTGTATTATTAGCAGAAAGCGGCTGTTTCAGCGACAGACGCGAGAAGGTTATAGAGCAAGCTCCAGGGAGTACTTAAGTTAATAAGCTGGTGCAGACGGTGAGCGGCGACATTTTTTAGAGGCGATAGGATGATGGGTTGGTCAAGATGACCCATTTTTTTTCGTTTTCGCAATTCGTAGCCCAGGGGTGGAGTTCGGACCAGAATGGGCGTGTAGCTGATCGTTCCATTGTATCGCTTTGTATAATGTAAATGCTTGTTGTCATCGTAATTTATCCCATGGAACCTTTCAGCCTATTATTACATGATTATAACAAATGTACACTGGGCACTGGTTGAATTATGGTTTGTAAAAACTATTCGTCTCAATTTAACAAAATAAATTTagattaatttttatctaaatgtttTAAATTTATCTAATGTGGCTATTGTATTGTGATAGTTTTGCACATTAGGTTTTAATCCTAGTAACTGCATATGCAATTTTAGGGACTGTAAATGCGTAAGATAAAACggtataataaaaaattatggaaTGCAAATGAGATAAGATCATAAATTTAGCACACTTGGATGCTCATAGTCGTCTTCACTGAGGGGTTTCACTGCTTTGGCATGAGCCATTCATTTTGTTCAAAACACTTGGGGTCGCTCTATAAACTCGGTTAAAGTGTTTTGCAAAGCTTGCCTTTATCAAGTCGGTTAGGTGTAGGTAAACATTAAGAGTAACAAGTGTTTATCATTTATTTAATCTAACTCTAGGTTAATCATCTAGCAAAATGCATATGAGACCTTAGCTAACACTAATTAAGTTGTTAATCGTATGCTAATTATTTTGGTCTTCAACtttgtcagagggtgaactcctgtcgcagggatcctaggggatccttttttagagattcggccggaggatgatcctgaatatgttcgccggagaaataaatgggtatgaatgcgatggccgatggggtggaatgatctaatgcgaacggagtaaatgcaccagaggttagacaggtttgggccgcacgggggcgtaacacactactcctgtatggatactataaatgccctgagaaagaccttcaaggatgttgctggttacaagaatgtttatctatcttagagcctggggctcttttttcttcggcctgtgatcttctcttctctgtttATGAGCAACTGTTTCCTCTTCTGAagcttgtctttttttcttcccttttttttcttctgtgccgccggctgctttaaatacccgtcggcagcagcgtgccccgaacgggagggggcacgagttccgagataccataaatggaaagggcgtcatcatttcctctggacgaagtcatttcctctgggcgaagtgaccgggggtggaaaatgcgtcccacgcccggtcgtccgtcaccataaatgcactagcaacgggcgccgtggagagggcccaccgggcagccgcagagcgacccggcgtgcccgccctgtcttgttcccctgccacagcagcgcggcagacggaacgcctc
The nucleotide sequence above comes from Phragmites australis chromosome 4, lpPhrAust1.1, whole genome shotgun sequence. Encoded proteins:
- the LOC133916476 gene encoding uncharacterized protein LOC133916476 isoform X1 encodes the protein MGGSADPEAPTPSPYPSPSPVKPSPSSADAKRLRRCVQSKLSWGLVKPAGGGCGGVDGGGGGGGAGGGAEAVPPVPAAEEAAGEGREEPENGKKRGRPRKSDASWKPSSNKETAGLDQASKDEVILVDESPQKKQQKGRKQDATLKVPNRRRCKALESPDGPGSCQQLRISQIEAVLPEAAPVLIDVDLMSMPSEVRHANDNVDVLANQDKSQLIVDLRSEAKMAAEGNRKLSSGKKMHPFFASRKMNKCADQDVINIEDMHSLCDFERDPPFHPIHVVQLEASMPIHWSNWIITDGSSLDIDTAIPVQNSVSFFEGLVKPLTIETNCKRICSNQLAESTIAGCTTSGMGFPSFSDKQSVHICPSDVIDVDNFCLLASDTNCQASLLDSKHPERILHGRPEISENGSQPAYYLWTDKYRPETAAQVCGNSERVKFLTEWLKGWDERGHKIGVANGDTNDSSYQDESDADYSDDASDCENVLLISGPVGCGKSAAVFACAREQGFNVIEVNTSDMRNGAYVRQKFEEATKSHGLEKWSQEEVINPPRDDSLDPVSGTPDSSEYQHSMSCATRVSSDCDQQKSPGAYCSSSKVNDEAPKQVVNKTLILFEDVDTVFDEDRGFISTILKMAETTKWPIILTSNRKDPSLPNLLDQLVLDFKYPSTSELLSHVDMICKFEGVNVTVPQLKHVIDICLGDIRRTMMLLQFWYQGNQQFTEMPNDHFSGPFSLDLDAIHSTIPKMLPWEFPCKLSETVCMEVDKTILLAEEKKKQMEVSELEGLQLQLTTPLINRRNTAKTRKAKRSKLKRGRLAECDDISPCKNELDDFHDLPDIPLLSNQQRKINRHGSLLLSESDDDPSNVHTGKADIFTVTEGSFFPQSSEVPHIHGQGIPNQFPFPIESMETFGITDSFQKPLESNMTGSILQVCDTFMSQGVSCVPESSLTVGGTSASISGDELLSRAVSNDLSAFYNGGTYTLSRMVLEDTDNVKNLMAEQQKGVEDVVGETSEAYVELFGRNEQASCSTAEYQLMDECSRAESIWLLSGKKANETCKVEQVQDTWNRLRSCCPELRRETNHNRAASGALKLASEVSDLISESDLMLSRCYPLTNDMLDPSSTPCAEPDDFSWYNNQVEMGSVYAQHALCIFSRKSQEIDDGSVDLSQDLLFASTTAMSLGKIISSGLRYNEGSANTSQTKNPTTSISKRRERQVHLCETLSPVVPSKLLQSLRGLAFVDYLSSISQISRLENLRLSESKAISKQRRSRRQSRHYLSSGALSLSPEDVVLLAESGCFSDRREKVIEQAPGST